Proteins co-encoded in one Amaranthus tricolor cultivar Red isolate AtriRed21 chromosome 7, ASM2621246v1, whole genome shotgun sequence genomic window:
- the LOC130818272 gene encoding uncharacterized protein LOC130818272, with protein sequence MAAAKKSILIFFILFFFFLYNSPSIFLKHPFHPRDILPLLPKEISWPILKSLNQAVDLLPSFVGSASSSLNNSLQWKGACFYENSAWLEFNNESGTEFGGGTLHIKVDKAHSWTCMDIYVFATPYRVTWDYYFLSREHTLEFKEWEGKKEYEYVKSRGVSIFLMQAGMLGTLQALWEVFPLFTNTGWGENSNIAFLKKHMGASFEERPRPWVTNITADEIHSGDFLAISKIRGRWGGFETLEKWVTGSYAGHSAVCLRDSDGKLWVAESGHENEEGEDVVVVLPWEEWWEFELTKDNSNPHIALLPLHPDLRAHFNESAALEYARSMDGQPYGFHNLIFSWVDTVDRNFPPPLDAHLVASVMTIWNQMQPAYAASLWEEALNKRLGTENLSLPEILVEVEKRGSSFDKLLTIPEQDDWIYEDGISVSCVAYALEIYKAAGLFGSLSNSVQATEFTIKDAYSLKFFEDDPSRLPSWCDDNHNEKFPFCQIRGRYRMELPGYNSIEPYQHMNERCPSLPPKYYRPKYC encoded by the exons ATGGCGGCTGCAAAGAAATCCATTTTAATCTTCTTcattctcttctttttctttctctataATTCCCCATCAATTTTTCTAAAACACCCATTTCATCCCAGAGAcattcttcctcttcttcctaAAGAAATTTCATGGCCGATCTTAAAAAGTTTGAACCAGGCTGTTgatcttcttccttcttttgtTGGGTCTGCATCTTCTTCTCTTAATAATAGCTTACAATGGAAAGGTGCTTGCTTTTATGAGAATTCTGCTTGGCTTGAGTTTAATAATGAAAGTGGTACTGAATTTGGCGGCGGTACCCTccatattaag GTTGATAAAGCCCATAGCTGGACTTGTATGGATATTTATGTCTTTGCAACTCCATATCGTGTGACATgggactattattttttatctcGTGAACATACTCTGGAGTTCAAAGAGTGGGAAGGAAAAAAAGAATATGAATAT GTAAAAAGTCGTGGGGTTTCAATTTTCCTTATGCAAGCCGGAATGTTGGGGACATTGCAAGCATTATGGGAGGTCTTTCCTCTATTTACAAATACTGGTTGGGGTGAGAACTCTAATATTGCATTCCTTAAGAAGCATATGGGTGCTTCGTTTGAGGAACGTCCACGGCCTTGGGTTACCAACATTACGGCTGATGAGATACACTCTGGAGACTTCCTTGCTATATCAAAAATTCGTGGGCGTTGGGGTGGATTTGAAACCTTGGAGAAGTGGGTAACTGGATCCTATGCTGGGCACAGTGCTGTGTGCTTAAGAGATTCCGATGGAAAGCTTTGGGTTGCAGAATCTGGACATGAAAATGAGGAG GGCGAGGATGTCGTAGTTGTGCTTCCATGGGAAGAATGGTGGGAATTTGAGCTGACTAAAGACAATTCAAATCCCCATATTGCACTGCTTCCTTTACATCCGGATTTGCGTGCCCATTTTAACGAGAGTGCTGCTTTGGAGTATGCAAGAAGTATGGATGGGCAGCCATATGGTTTCCACAACCTAATTTTCAGCTGGGTAGACACTGTTGATCGCAACTTTCCTCCTCCTTTGGATGCCCATCTC GTTGCTTCAGTAATGACAATTTGGAATCAGATGCAGCCTGCATATGCAGCAAGCTTGTGGGAGGAAGCGTTGAATAAACGACTGGGAACTGAG AATCTCAGTCTTCCTGAAATTCTCGTTGAAGTTGAAAAACGTGGTTCGTCCTTTGATAAGCTGCTTACAATTCCCGAGCAAGATGATTGGATCTACGAGGATGGAATATCGGTTTCATGTGTTGCTTATGCTCTTGAAATATACAAGGCTGCTGGACTTTTCGGTTCACTATCTAATTCCGTTCAAGCAACCGAGTTTACT ATAAAGGATGCCTATTCCCTTAAGTTTTTTGAAGACGATCCAAGTCGCTTGCCAAGTTGGTGCGATGATAACCACAATGAAAAGTTTCCGTTTTGTCAAATCCGAGGAAGATACAGGATGGAACTACCTGGTTACAATTCGATTGAGCCGTACCAGCATATGAACGAAAGATGCCCATCTCTTCCTCCAAAATACTACAGACCAAAGTACTGTTGA
- the LOC130818301 gene encoding CRS2-associated factor 2, mitochondrial, with translation MLIHLIRRRSNYPSQFSNCSYSILSPLSSFAASDTDTEADAADDPSFSLIPKPQNKKKSKQLKKPNKTPNFPIKSDLPFDFRYSYSESDPSINPIGFREPPRFSPFGPGRLERKWTGTCAPVPRDVEEKEKWDKEKEQVLGEPLSEEEIAELVEKYRHNDCNRQINIGKDGVTHNMLDDIHNHWRRAEAVRIKCLGLPTLDMDNVCFHLEDKSGGKVIYRHLNVLLLYRGRNYDPKNRPVIPLMLWKPRAPIYPKLVKNVADGLTFEETKELRNKGLKSSALMKLTRNGVYVNVVQRVRDAFMTEDVVRLDCTYVGTSDCKRIGVKLRDLVPCVPILFKDEQIVLWRGKTDRASC, from the exons ATGCTAATTCATCTTATACGACGTCGTTCTAATTACCCATCCCAATTCTCCAATTGTTCGTATTCAATTCTCTCTCCTCTCTCCTCCTTCGCCGCCTCCGACACCGACACCGAAGCCGACGCCGCCGACGACCCATCTTTCTCTCTCATCCCGAAACCCCAAAACAAGAAAAAAtctaaacaactaaaaaaacccAACAAAACCCCTAATTTTCCTATAAAGTCCGACTTACCTTTCGATTTCCGGTACTCCTATTCCGAATCCGACCCGTCAATTAACCCCATTGGTTTTCGTGAACCACCCCGATTCTCTCCGTTTGGGCCGGGTCGACTAGAACGGAAATGGACTGGGACTTGTGCTCCGGTACCGAGGGATGTGGAGGAGAAAGAAAAATGGGACAAGGAAAAAGAACAAGTATTGGGTGAACCATTATCAGAGGAAGAAATAGCTGAGCTAGTTGAGAAGTATCGTCACAATGACTGTAATCGCCAGATTAATATCG GAAAGGACGGAGTTACACATAATATGCTGGATGACATCCACAACCATTGGCGAAGAGCTGAAGCCGTGAGAATTAAATGCTTGGGATTACCAACTCTTGATATGGATAATGTTTGCTTCCATCTTGAG GACAAATCTGGTGGAAAGGTAATCTATCGCCATCTTAATGTTCTACTTCTGTATCGAGGTAGGAATTACGATCCTAAAAATAGACCTGTGATTCCTTTGATGCTTTGGAAGCCTCGTGCACCAATATATCCCAAGCTTGTTAAGAATGTTGCTGATGGCTTGACGTTTGAAGAAACCAAAGAATTGAGGAACAAGGGGCTTAAGTCTTCTGCGCTCATGAAACTTA CTAGGAACGGTGTGTATGTCAACGTCGTGCAAAGAGTGCGGGATGCCTTCATGACTGAAGATGTGGTGAGACTAGATTGTACTTATGTGGGAACAAGTGATTGCAAGAGGATTGGTGTGAAGTTAAGG GATTTGGTACCTTGTGTCCCAATCTTATTTAAGGATGAGCAAATCGTACTTTGGAGGGGAAAGACAGATCGAGCTAGCTGCTGA
- the LOC130818334 gene encoding protein FATTY ACID EXPORT 5-like, giving the protein MHDFCFTIPYGLLLVVGGLIGFAKKGSLASLGGGAGAGLLLILAGYLSLNAFKKNKNSYFALILETVTATGLTYVMGQRYMETSKIMPAGVIAGISAFMTAFYVYKVATGGNHFPSKAK; this is encoded by the exons ATGCATGATTTTTGCTTCACAATCCCATATGGGTTGCTTCTTGTAGTGGGTGGTTTAATCGGTTTTGCCAAAAAGGGTAGTTTAGCTTCGCTTGGTGGTGGTGCTGGAGCTGGTTTATTGCTCATTTTAGCTGGTTATTTGAGCCTTAATGCTTTTAAGAAGAACAAAAATTCATACTTTGCTCTTATTCTTGAGACGG TTACCGCAACTGGACTCACATATGTCATGGGACAACGCTATATGGAAACCTCAAAGATAATGCCTGCCGGGGTTATTGCTGGGATCAG TGCTTTCATGACCGCCTTCTATGTATACAAGGTAGCAACGGGTGGCAACCATTTTCCATCCAAGGCTAAATAG
- the LOC130818291 gene encoding uncharacterized protein LOC130818291, protein MLQFRTNIQCTTNKLSTIFTNQIYFTSKTITLKMEPQQHSKRPICPTCTKPLGLCLCTRIKTPNLNNKVHVTILQHSLEKNHPLNSARIAKLGLRNVDVYTVTDVMFEAQFNVVPLMERNVETLVEGECTPSVCENAHESVEFDRSLGVRRYGKRDFDQFSDLDSGNGSVDISDFEHFSNSLLGNIDESRNFDGSLIKKDDHLLEQCEDHKALLSMKIGKYGEISSISHHWNRENEEKTTKIEHLLTVPEIIESLAGGFAVKKLQKKQKIGSLELEQFVEFEITVPPGSVLLFPTQKAVPAEAIDFDVKNLIVLDGTWPKANRMYNENPWLRILPSVRLDVQKMSLFKEVRHQPKPGYLSTIESVVYALKELEGSQKLVGLGNLLDCFASMVEDQRRCKDDRLKKLSI, encoded by the coding sequence ATGTTACAATTTAGGACCAATATCCAATGCACCACCAACAAACTCTCAACCATTTTTACCAACCAAATTTACTTTACCTCCAAAACTATAACCTTAAAGATGGAACCCCAACAACATTCCAAGAGACCCATTTGCCCAACTTGTACAAAACCTCTTGGTCTTTGTCTTTGCACTAGAATTAAGACCCCAAATCTTAACAATAAAGTGCATGTCACCATTCTCCAACATAGTTTAGAGAAGAATCACCCCCTTAATTCTGCTAGAATTGCTAAACTCGGCCTGAGAAATGTTGATGTTTATACTGTCACTGATGTTATGTTTGAAGCTCAGTTTAATGTTGTACCATTGATGGAAAGGAATGTGGAAACTTTGGTAGAAGGAGAATGCACACCAAGTGTTTGTGAAAATGCCCATGAGAGTGTGGAATTTGACAGAAGTTTAGGAGTTAGAAGATATGGAAAAAGAGACTTTGATCAGTTTTCTGATCTTGATTCAGGAAATGGGTCTGTTGATATTTCCGATTTTGAGCATTTTTCGAATTCCTTGCTAGGAAACATCGACGAAAGTCGCAACTTTGATGGATCTTTGATCAAGAAAGATGATCATTTACTTGAGCAATGTGAGGATCATAAAGCTTTATTGAGtatgaaaattggtaaataTGGTGAAATTAGCAGTATTTCACATCATTGGAATcgtgaaaatgaagaaaaaacgaCTAAAATCGAGCATTTGCTCACCGTTCCAGAGATTATTGAATCTCTAGCAGGAGGGTTTGCGGTGAAGAAGCTGCAAAAGAAGCAGAAAATTGGTAGTCTTGAACTAGAACAATTTGTAGAGTTTGAAATAACAGTTCCTCCTGGATCAGTACTCCTATTTCCGACCCAAAAAGCAGTGCCAGCCGAAGCTATTGACTTCGATGTGAAGAACTTGATTGTATTGGACGGAACATGGCCGAAAGCAAATAGAATGTATAATGAGAATCCATGGCTGAGAATTCTACCATCTGTGAGGTTAGATGTGCAGAAAATGAGCTTGTTTAAAGAAGTCAGGCATCAGCCTAAACCCGGATATCTGTCCACCATTGAGAGCGTTGTGTATGCACTCAAGGAACTGGAAGGAAGTCAGAAATTGGTGGGTTTGGGCAACTTACTGGATTGTTTTGCGTCCATGGTTGAAGATCAGAGACGATGCAAGGATGATCGACTAAAGAAGCTTTCTATATGA